From Saccharibacillus brassicae:
AAGATTCATGGCGCGCAGCACATGCGAAGTCTCAAGGGACCCCGACGTACACGCCGATCCGCTGGCGACCGCAATACCGGCCATATCGAGGTTCATCAGCATTGTCTCGGTCCCCACCGCCGGAAAGCTGACGTTCACGATATGGTCCAGATGATGGTCCGGATCGCCGTTGACTACAAAAGAAGATTCGCCGATCGCCGCCGACAGGCCGTCCAGCAGCTGCGCGCGCAGCGCAAGCGTCCGCGCCCGGCGCGCCTGCGGATCGGATACGGCCAGTTCGACCGCCGCCGCGAAGCCCGCCATGCCGGCCAGGTTCTCCGTCCCCGCCCGGCGCTTGCGTTCCTGGTTGCCGCCGCGCAGCAGCGCCGGCAGCTTGATGCCCGGCGCCACGTACAGCGCCCCGATTCCCTGCGGCCCGTTGATCTTGTGCGCGGAGAAGCTGATCAGGTCGGCGTTCAGGTCCGCACAATCAATCGGCAGCGAGCCGAGCGCCTGCACGGCGTCCGTATGGAACCAGACGCCGCGCTCGCGCGCGAACGCCCCGATCTCGCGTACCGGCTGGATCGTGCCGACTTCGTTGTTGGCGAGCATGACGCTGATCAGCGCCGTGTCCGGGCGGGTATGTTCGCGAATCCAGTCGACGCTGACGCGTCCGAGCGTATCGACCGGAATGTATTCCACTTCGAAGCCCTGCTCCGCCAGGCTCTCCGCGGCATGCAGCACCGCATGATGCTCGACCTCGGAGACGAGCAGATGCCGTCCGTGCTCCGCGCGCGCGGCAGCCGCGCCAAACAGCGCGGCATTGTCGCTCTCGGTGCCGCCCGACGTAAACACGAGGTCGGCCGGCTTGGCGCCGATCGCGGCGGCGATCTGCTCGCGCGCGGAACTGACGATCCGCTTGGCGTCGCGCCCGAACGCGTGCACGCTCGACGCGTTGCCGTACGTGCCCGTCATGACCCGCAGCATCTCTTCGGCGACGAGCGGATGCACGGGCGTCGACGCGGCGTGATCCATATAAATTTTGTTCATGCTGGATTCACCTCGGTTAGATATAGAACATGTAACTGTCCGGCTCGCCTTTTTCGCGGTACGTGATCAGTTCGCCGAGCGTCGTCGAATCGATTACGTCGGCGATCGCGTCGCGGATTCTTTTCCACAGGTCGCGCTTGGCCGGGTCGTCTTCTTCCGTAAAGTCCACGACGGAGATCGGTCCTTCCAGCACGCGGATGATCTCGCCGGCGGTCACCGTGTCCGGGTCGCGCGACAAAATGTAGCCACCGTAGGCGCCGCGGACACTTTTGACGAGTCCACCGTTGCGGAGCGGCGCGATCAACTGCTCCAGGTAATGTTCGGACAGCGAATTTTTCTCGGCAATGCTTTTGAGGGAAGTCGGGCCTTCGCCGTATCTTCCTGCCAATTCCATCATAATGGTCAAGCCGTAACGGCCTTTAGTCGATATTTTCAATAGAGGCACCTCTTTCGGTTCATTCGGGGTTATGGCCTGTGTATACTCAGACTATCGTACCATACTCGCGGAGCCGGATGCACTACGCAATGCGTGCACAGACGGAAAATGTCCGCGTAAGGCGCGGAACCGGATGCACTACGCAATGCGTGCACAGACGGAAAATGTCCGCGTAAGGCGCGGAACCGGATGCACTACACAATGCGTGTACAGATGGAAAATGTCCGCGTAAGGCGCGGAACCGGATGCACTACGCAATGCGTGCACAGACGGAAAATGTCCGCGTAAGGTGGAAATAGCCGCTGCGGAAAAAGCGTGCGGCAGTCGTAAGGC
This genomic window contains:
- a CDS encoding cysteine desulfurase family protein is translated as MNKIYMDHAASTPVHPLVAEEMLRVMTGTYGNASSVHAFGRDAKRIVSSAREQIAAAIGAKPADLVFTSGGTESDNAALFGAAAARAEHGRHLLVSEVEHHAVLHAAESLAEQGFEVEYIPVDTLGRVSVDWIREHTRPDTALISVMLANNEVGTIQPVREIGAFARERGVWFHTDAVQALGSLPIDCADLNADLISFSAHKINGPQGIGALYVAPGIKLPALLRGGNQERKRRAGTENLAGMAGFAAAVELAVSDPQARRARTLALRAQLLDGLSAAIGESSFVVNGDPDHHLDHIVNVSFPAVGTETMLMNLDMAGIAVASGSACTSGSLETSHVLRAMNLPENVLNSAIRFSFGLGNNSEEIETVVKTIETIMNRVRMKR
- the cymR gene encoding cysteine metabolism transcriptional regulator CymR, whose translation is MKISTKGRYGLTIMMELAGRYGEGPTSLKSIAEKNSLSEHYLEQLIAPLRNGGLVKSVRGAYGGYILSRDPDTVTAGEIIRVLEGPISVVDFTEEDDPAKRDLWKRIRDAIADVIDSTTLGELITYREKGEPDSYMFYI